In Mycolicibacterium alvei, a single window of DNA contains:
- a CDS encoding L,D-transpeptidase, giving the protein MTYFSGGNNRVDTAAVNLPLTSTIESIAPSEGAVVGVAHPVVVTFKNPVTNRSVVERALGLKSTPARAGSYEWLDANVVSWKPAEFWPAHSTVMLSVGGMRTEFQTGPAVIGVADISDHTFTVTIDGLGEDPPIDLPAPHHLPHAGEAGVLLASLGRPEYATPVGTYAVLGKDRTVKMDSSSVGIPVDAPDGYLLDVEYAVRFTQRGLFVHSAPWAVPSMGLENTSHGCISLIPAAAEWYFNTVQIGDPVIVQE; this is encoded by the coding sequence ATGACCTACTTCTCCGGCGGTAACAACCGCGTCGACACGGCGGCGGTGAATCTTCCGCTGACGTCGACCATCGAATCGATCGCGCCGTCCGAAGGCGCGGTCGTCGGTGTGGCGCATCCGGTGGTGGTGACGTTCAAGAACCCGGTCACCAACCGCTCGGTGGTCGAACGCGCCCTTGGGCTCAAGTCGACGCCGGCTCGTGCGGGCAGCTACGAGTGGCTCGACGCCAATGTCGTGTCGTGGAAGCCGGCCGAGTTCTGGCCGGCGCACAGCACCGTGATGCTGTCAGTGGGCGGCATGCGGACCGAATTTCAAACGGGCCCCGCGGTTATCGGTGTCGCGGACATCTCCGACCACACCTTCACCGTGACGATCGACGGGCTCGGTGAAGATCCGCCGATCGATCTACCGGCTCCGCACCACCTGCCGCACGCCGGGGAAGCGGGTGTGCTGCTGGCCTCCTTGGGGCGTCCGGAATATGCGACTCCGGTCGGGACCTATGCCGTTCTGGGGAAAGACCGCACCGTGAAGATGGATTCGAGCAGCGTCGGCATTCCCGTCGATGCCCCCGACGGCTATCTCCTCGACGTGGAGTACGCGGTCCGCTTCACCCAGCGGGGCCTGTTCGTGCACTCGGCACCGTGGGCCGTGCCGTCGATGGGGCTGGAGAACACCAGCCACGGCTGCATCAGCCTGATTCCCGCTGCCGCGGAGTGGTACTTCAACACGGTGCAGATCGGCGACCCGGTGATCGTCCAGGAGTAG